The Carassius carassius chromosome 2, fCarCar2.1, whole genome shotgun sequence genome has a segment encoding these proteins:
- the LOC132103789 gene encoding RAB6A-GEF complex partner protein 2-like, with the protein MIEVVASMARGPVFLAGEVLECLVTFTNPMSHLSTSASSEMLAWASAQIHCQVHASENRVALPAQGTKQDVQAESETVLIPSRGERGQCVLDTPPKILFCDLRLDPGESKTYSYSEVVPTDGPPSFRGQAVKYVYKLTIGCQRVNSPIKLLRVPFRVLVLHGMPEPPFPQDEEVAPSNPFLEEEEGSRRDTRSLERALDMLMITTSRRCPYMFNITNMRGKVAKFCIFKTVYRLGEDIIGTFTFSEGDIPCLQYSVSLQSEEEVQEQYQRRPGQAVSVTGHGRHLESCLHTASSHFSFPVPLNVTPGFTTDIVMLRWRLHFEFVTAREPVEAPVVLQNQSEVTVWTGAEHVDVDTFSWDLPIKVLPTNPTLASYVSQFTGTNSINI; encoded by the exons ATGATTGAGGTGGTGGCATCAATGGCACGAGGGCCTGTGTTTTTGGCTGGGGAGGTTTTAGAGTGTCTTGTAACCTTCACAAACCCTATGTCACATCTGTCTACATCTGCCAGCAG TGAGATGTTGGCCTGGGCCAGTGCTCAGATCCACTGTCAGGTCCATGCCAGTGAGAATCGTGTGGCTCTACCCGCTCAGGGCACCAAGCAGGACGTCCAAGCTGAGAGCGAAACTGTACTGATACCAAGCAGAG GTGAACGAGGGCAGTGTGTGCTGGACACCCCACCTAAGATCTTGTTCTGTGACCTTCGCTTGGATCCTGGAGAGAGCAAGACCT ATTCTTATAGTGAGGTTGTGCCCACGGATGGTCCGCCCAGTTTCCGGGGTCAGGCAGTGAAATACGTGTACAAGCTCACGATTGGCTGCCAGCGAGTCAACTCACCAATCAAGTTACTGCGAGTCCCTTTTAGAGTTCTAGTGCTTCATG gcATGCCAGAGCCTCCGTTCCCCCAGGACGAGGAAGTGGCTCCCTCAAACCCTTTCCTGGAGGAAGAGGAAGGAAGCAGGAGAGATACAAGATCGCTAGAGAGAGCTCTGGACATGCTAATGATCACCACCTCACGTCGATGCCCAT ATATGTTCAATATCACAAACATGCGGGGAAAGGTTGCTAAGTTCTGCATCTTTAAGACTGTGTACAGACTCGGGGAAGATATCATTGGTACCTTCACATTCTCAGAAGGGGACATTCCATGTTTACAG TATTCAGTAAGTCTACAAAGTGAGGAGGAGGTCCAAGAGCAGTACCAGAGACGTCCCGGCCAGGCTGTCAGTGTCACTGGTCATGGCCGACATCTAGAGTCCTGCTTGCACACAGCCTCCAGCCATTTCTCTTTCCCTGTACCCCTCAATGTCACACCAGGATTCACCACAGATATAG TGATGTTAAGATGGCGTCTGCATTTTGAGTTCGTCACAGCGCGGGAGCCAGTGGAGGCACCGGTGGTTCTGCAGAATCAGTCAGAAGTCACAGTATGGACTGGAGCAGAGCATGTGGATGTGGACACTTTCAGCTGGGACCTTCCAATCAAAGTGCTTCCCACAAATCCCACACTGGCTTCATATGTTTCCCAGTTCACAGGGACAAACAGCATCAACATTTGA